From Stenotrophomonas nitritireducens, the proteins below share one genomic window:
- a CDS encoding sigma-E factor negative regulatory protein gives MSTQDRNPAGVAPDKFELHYRQQLSALVDGELAADEARFMLRRLEHDSELSACQERWQVLGDVMRGQACAPAPLDFSARVRQAMDADAQQNGPVFVAPAAPGKSRSGWRRWGGGAALAASVAAVALFMAREQLPETNAPTPVIATTAEVAPAPVQPAAPTSADAANVAGLVAAAPAVAAAVSRRQDATARRGSATRTQQAARAGTARMAEPQRAIAAAPVLPATPVLRQDPFATGNGVLHARPWPRSSVAPSLSQGALNASFPAQEQGGATFYPFEPRMPAQSADDAESRRLLPRQ, from the coding sequence ATGAGCACGCAAGACCGTAACCCGGCCGGTGTTGCGCCGGATAAATTCGAATTGCATTACCGCCAGCAGCTGTCGGCGCTGGTGGATGGCGAGCTGGCGGCCGATGAGGCGCGCTTCATGCTGCGCCGGCTGGAACACGACAGCGAGCTTTCCGCCTGCCAGGAGCGCTGGCAGGTGCTGGGCGATGTGATGCGCGGCCAGGCCTGCGCACCGGCGCCCTTGGATTTCAGTGCGCGCGTGCGCCAGGCGATGGACGCCGATGCCCAGCAGAACGGGCCGGTGTTTGTCGCGCCCGCTGCGCCGGGCAAGTCCCGCAGTGGTTGGCGGCGTTGGGGCGGCGGTGCCGCGCTGGCGGCATCGGTAGCGGCGGTGGCCTTGTTCATGGCCCGCGAGCAGCTGCCGGAAACCAATGCGCCCACGCCGGTGATCGCCACCACTGCCGAAGTCGCTCCCGCGCCTGTGCAGCCGGCTGCGCCGACCTCGGCGGATGCGGCCAATGTCGCTGGGCTGGTTGCGGCCGCCCCCGCAGTTGCCGCGGCGGTAAGCCGTCGTCAGGACGCCACGGCCCGCCGTGGCAGCGCGACCCGCACCCAGCAGGCGGCACGCGCCGGCACTGCGCGCATGGCCGAGCCGCAGCGGGCGATTGCCGCCGCGCCGGTACTGCCGGCAACGCCGGTCTTGCGTCAGGACCCGTTTGCCACCGGCAACGGCGTGCTGCATGCCCGGCCGTGGCCGCGCTCGTCGGTTGCGCCGTCGCTGTCGCAGGGGGCGCTTAACGCAAGTTTTCCGGCGCAGGAGCAGGGTGGGGCGACGTTCTACCCGTTTGAACCGCGCATGCCGGCACAAAGCGCCGACGATGCCGAGTCGCGCCGGCTGTTGCCGCGTCAGTAA
- a CDS encoding DegQ family serine endoprotease, with protein MTPLIQNKVFGLLAMTLPLVACAQSPAPNAPTEQVAATRAAPAPQLVQGLPDFTQLVDQVGPGVVKVDTVIGARRNPRTAQQGPDMDQMPEFFRRFFGPDFQMPGPGQQGPDSGPRGRSMGSGFIISNDGYVLTNHHVIDGAESVKITLSDRREFTAKVVGSDAQYDVALLKVEAKNLPTVRVGDSNSLKPGQWVVAIGSPFGLDHSVTAGIVSALGRNTGGNEQRYVPFIQTDVAINQGNSGGPLLNTRGEVVGINSQIFSASGGYMGISFAIPIDLAMSAVEQIKKTGKVSRGQLGVMVGEVTSDIAQGFKLPDSRGALVNQMVPDSAAAKAGIEVGDVIRAVNGTEINTSSELPPMIGAMAPGSKVRMSILRDGKPREITVTLNELAEDAARPGNAAAGADEGKPQVGANALLGLEVADLTAAERRQLGLESGEGVRITGVNSQSGREARLAPGMVVLQVGRVPVGSVAALNRELAGYKKGDVVMLLVRAGANSAFVPIRAGE; from the coding sequence ATGACCCCACTTATCCAAAACAAGGTGTTTGGCCTGTTGGCGATGACCCTGCCGTTGGTGGCCTGTGCGCAGAGCCCGGCGCCGAATGCGCCGACCGAACAGGTGGCCGCTACCCGCGCCGCGCCCGCACCGCAGTTGGTGCAGGGCCTGCCTGACTTCACCCAGCTGGTCGACCAGGTTGGCCCGGGCGTGGTCAAGGTTGATACCGTGATCGGCGCCCGCCGCAATCCGCGCACTGCCCAGCAGGGCCCGGACATGGACCAGATGCCGGAGTTCTTCCGCCGCTTCTTCGGTCCGGATTTCCAGATGCCGGGGCCGGGACAGCAAGGGCCGGACAGCGGCCCGCGCGGGCGCAGCATGGGCTCGGGCTTCATCATTTCCAATGACGGCTATGTGCTGACCAACCACCATGTCATCGACGGCGCCGAGTCGGTCAAGATCACCCTGAGCGATCGCCGCGAGTTCACCGCCAAGGTGGTCGGCAGCGACGCCCAGTACGACGTGGCCTTGCTGAAGGTCGAGGCCAAGAACCTGCCGACCGTGCGGGTGGGTGATTCCAACTCGCTCAAGCCCGGCCAGTGGGTGGTCGCGATCGGCTCGCCGTTCGGCCTGGACCATTCGGTCACCGCCGGCATCGTCAGTGCGCTGGGCCGCAATACCGGTGGCAACGAGCAGCGCTATGTGCCGTTCATCCAGACCGACGTGGCGATCAACCAGGGCAACTCCGGTGGTCCGCTGCTGAATACGCGTGGTGAGGTGGTTGGCATCAATTCGCAGATCTTCTCCGCGTCCGGCGGCTATATGGGCATCAGCTTCGCGATCCCGATCGATCTGGCGATGAGTGCGGTAGAGCAGATCAAGAAGACCGGCAAGGTGAGCCGTGGCCAGCTGGGCGTGATGGTCGGCGAGGTCACCAGCGATATCGCCCAGGGCTTCAAGCTGCCCGACAGTCGTGGCGCGCTGGTCAACCAGATGGTGCCCGACAGCGCGGCCGCCAAGGCCGGGATCGAGGTGGGTGACGTGATCCGCGCGGTCAACGGCACTGAGATCAACACCTCCAGCGAACTGCCGCCGATGATTGGCGCGATGGCGCCGGGCAGCAAGGTGCGGATGAGCATCCTGCGTGACGGCAAGCCGCGTGAGATCACCGTGACCCTGAACGAGCTGGCCGAAGATGCCGCCCGGCCGGGCAACGCTGCCGCCGGTGCCGATGAGGGCAAGCCGCAGGTTGGCGCCAACGCCTTGCTGGGCCTGGAAGTGGCCGATTTGACCGCTGCCGAGCGCCGCCAGTTGGGCTTGGAGTCGGGCGAGGGCGTACGCATCACCGGTGTGAACAGCCAGTCCGGTCGCGAGGCGCGTCTGGCTCCGGGGATGGTGGTGCTGCAGGTCGGGCGGGTCCCGGTGGGCAGTGTCGCCGCGCTGAACCGCGAGCTGGCTGGCTACAAGAAGGGTGACGTGGTGATGTTGCTGGTCCGCGCCGGCGCCAACAGCGCCTTTGTCCCGATCCGGGCCGGCGAATAA
- the lepA gene encoding translation elongation factor 4 — protein MRMIRNFSIIAHVDHGKSTLADRIIQLCGGLTAREMEAQVLDNNPIERERGITIKSQSVSVPYTARNGQTYFLNFIDTPGHVDFSYEVSRSLAACEGALLVVDAAQGVEAQSVANCYTAIEQGLEVVPVLNKIDLPTADIDRAKAEIEAVIGIDASDAVAVSAKTGLNMEEVLEAIVHRIPPPVDRGSDKLQALIIDSWFDNYLGVVSLVRVMQGQIKAGDKIQVMSTGRWHLVDKVGVFTPKRKETPALRAGEVGWINASIKDVHGAPVGDTLTLLADPASEPLPGFQEMQPRVFAGLFPVDAEDYPDLREALDKLRLNDAALRFEPESSEAMGFGFRCGFLGMLHMEIVQERLEREYNLDLISTAPTVVYEVLKTDGSILMMDNPAKLPGGNSVAEIREPIIRANILTPEEYIGSIIKLCEEKRGSQIGINYMGSQVQISYELPMAEVVLDFFDKLKSVSRGYASLEYHFVRFEAGPFARLDVLINGDKVDALSLIVHRSHADRRGRELCEKMKDLIPRQMFDVAIQAAVGAQIIARTTVKAMRKNVLAKCYGGDVSRKKKLLEKQKEGKKRMKQVGRVEIPQEAFLAVLQMDK, from the coding sequence ATGCGGATGATCCGCAACTTCTCCATCATCGCCCACGTCGACCACGGCAAGTCCACCCTGGCCGACCGCATCATCCAGTTGTGTGGCGGCTTGACCGCGCGCGAAATGGAAGCGCAGGTCCTGGACAACAACCCGATCGAACGCGAACGTGGCATCACCATCAAGTCGCAGTCGGTGTCGGTGCCGTATACGGCCCGCAACGGCCAGACCTACTTCCTGAACTTCATCGACACCCCCGGCCACGTCGACTTCTCCTATGAAGTCAGCCGCTCGCTGGCCGCCTGCGAAGGCGCGCTTCTGGTGGTCGATGCGGCCCAGGGCGTGGAAGCGCAGTCGGTGGCCAACTGCTACACGGCCATTGAGCAGGGCCTGGAAGTGGTGCCGGTGCTGAACAAGATCGACCTGCCCACCGCCGATATCGACCGTGCCAAGGCCGAGATCGAGGCGGTGATCGGCATCGACGCTTCCGACGCGGTCGCCGTCAGCGCCAAGACCGGCCTGAACATGGAGGAGGTGCTGGAAGCCATTGTGCACCGCATCCCGCCGCCGGTTGACCGTGGCAGCGACAAGCTGCAGGCGCTGATCATCGACTCCTGGTTCGACAACTACCTGGGCGTGGTCTCGCTGGTGCGTGTGATGCAGGGCCAAATCAAGGCCGGCGACAAGATCCAGGTCATGTCCACCGGCCGTTGGCATCTGGTCGACAAGGTCGGCGTCTTCACCCCCAAGCGCAAGGAAACGCCTGCGCTGCGTGCCGGTGAAGTGGGCTGGATCAATGCCAGCATCAAGGACGTGCACGGTGCGCCGGTCGGCGACACCCTGACCCTGCTGGCCGACCCGGCGTCCGAGCCCTTGCCCGGCTTCCAGGAAATGCAGCCGCGCGTGTTCGCCGGCCTGTTCCCGGTCGACGCCGAGGACTACCCGGACCTGCGCGAAGCCCTCGACAAGCTGCGCCTGAACGACGCCGCGCTGCGCTTCGAGCCGGAAAGCTCCGAGGCGATGGGCTTCGGCTTCCGCTGCGGCTTCCTCGGCATGCTGCACATGGAGATCGTGCAGGAGCGGCTGGAGCGCGAGTACAACCTCGATCTGATCAGCACCGCACCGACGGTGGTCTATGAGGTGCTCAAGACCGATGGCAGCATCCTGATGATGGACAACCCGGCCAAGCTGCCGGGCGGCAATTCCGTTGCCGAAATCCGCGAGCCGATCATCCGCGCCAACATCCTCACCCCCGAGGAGTACATCGGCAGCATCATCAAGCTGTGTGAAGAAAAGCGCGGCAGCCAGATCGGCATCAACTACATGGGCAGCCAGGTGCAGATCAGCTACGAGCTGCCGATGGCCGAAGTGGTGTTGGACTTCTTCGACAAGCTCAAGTCGGTCAGCCGTGGGTATGCCTCGCTGGAATACCACTTCGTGCGTTTCGAGGCTGGCCCGTTCGCGCGCTTGGACGTGCTGATCAACGGTGACAAGGTCGACGCCCTGTCCTTGATCGTGCACCGCAGCCATGCCGATCGACGCGGCCGCGAGCTGTGCGAAAAGATGAAGGATCTGATTCCCCGGCAGATGTTCGACGTGGCCATCCAGGCTGCGGTCGGCGCGCAGATCATCGCCCGTACCACGGTCAAGGCGATGCGCAAGAACGTTTTGGCCAAGTGCTATGGTGGCGACGTTTCGCGCAAGAAGAAGCTGTTGGAGAAGCAGAAGGAAGGCAAGAAGCGCATGAAGCAGGTGGGCCGTGTGGAGATCCCGCAGGAAGCCTTCCTCGCTGTGCTGCAGATGGACAAGTAA
- the lepB gene encoding signal peptidase I: MKWFEIILVVLTLGSGLVVLLDKLYLRKRRAEKASLLDSEEPAVVDYSRAFFPVLAVVLILRSFVAEPYKIPSSSMMPNLLIGDFILVNKFSYGFRLPITNTKIIPVSEPKRGDVVVFKPPHAPDQNWIKRVIGLPGDRIGFHGDTLSINGVPMVYEDRGEYVGKGRGAEMTGASLLSEQLPGRTHTILELLGRADPRGQGDWVVPQGQYFVMGDNRDNSEDSRFWQQTHFLPEENLRGKAFLIWLNCEGWFCKGSFEPSRIGTGIQ; the protein is encoded by the coding sequence ATGAAATGGTTTGAAATCATCCTGGTCGTGCTGACCCTGGGCTCCGGCCTGGTGGTGCTGCTGGACAAGCTGTACCTGCGCAAGCGCCGTGCCGAGAAAGCCAGCCTGCTGGACAGCGAAGAGCCGGCGGTTGTGGACTACTCGCGCGCGTTCTTCCCGGTGCTGGCGGTGGTGCTGATCCTGCGCAGCTTCGTGGCCGAGCCGTACAAGATCCCGTCCAGCTCGATGATGCCCAACCTGCTGATCGGTGATTTCATCCTGGTCAACAAGTTCTCCTACGGTTTCCGCCTGCCCATCACCAACACCAAGATCATCCCGGTGTCCGAGCCCAAGCGCGGCGACGTGGTGGTGTTCAAGCCGCCGCATGCACCCGACCAGAACTGGATCAAGCGGGTGATCGGCCTGCCGGGCGACCGCATCGGCTTTCATGGCGACACCTTGTCCATCAATGGCGTGCCGATGGTCTACGAAGACCGCGGTGAGTACGTTGGCAAGGGCCGTGGCGCGGAAATGACCGGGGCCTCGCTGCTCAGCGAACAGCTGCCGGGCCGCACCCATACCATCCTGGAACTGCTGGGCCGCGCCGACCCGCGCGGGCAGGGTGACTGGGTGGTGCCGCAAGGCCAGTACTTCGTGATGGGTGACAATCGCGACAACAGCGAGGACAGTCGCTTCTGGCAGCAGACCCATTTCCTGCCGGAAGAGAATCTGCGCGGCAAGGCCTTCCTGATCTGGCTGAACTGTGAAGGCTGGTTCTGCAAGGGCAGTTTCGAACCGTCGCGTATCGGGACGGGTATTCAATGA
- a CDS encoding DUF4845 domain-containing protein, translating into MKHKQAGMTLTSFLMVLAVVGFGLYVAMKLFPMYQEFYAVKTSMKSLANEPGSSDPNKALELFFKRMDINSSESVTRDNIKFERIDGGVRMNVKYEVRRPLVGNLDIVGNFENSQELTGSSVD; encoded by the coding sequence ATGAAGCACAAGCAAGCAGGTATGACGCTGACCTCGTTCCTGATGGTGTTGGCGGTAGTGGGTTTCGGCCTGTACGTGGCGATGAAGCTGTTCCCGATGTACCAGGAGTTCTACGCGGTCAAGACTTCGATGAAGTCGCTGGCCAATGAGCCGGGTAGTTCGGATCCGAACAAGGCGCTGGAGCTGTTTTTCAAGCGCATGGACATCAACAGTTCCGAGTCGGTGACCCGTGACAACATCAAGTTCGAGCGCATCGATGGTGGTGTCCGCATGAACGTCAAGTACGAAGTACGCCGTCCGTTGGTGGGTAACCTGGACATCGTCGGCAACTTCGAGAATTCGCAGGAATTGACTGGAAGCAGTGTTGACTAG
- the rnc gene encoding ribonuclease III — protein MLTRTFQRGDLIGHPFKDQGLLKQALTHRSAGAPHNERLEFLGDSIVNMLIAEALFTRWPKADEGALTRARASLVCESALAVIARTLELGERLTLGPGEMKSGGHRRDSILADTVEAVVAAIYLDAGFEACRARIMPWFEASLSAVPVGKPEKDPKTRLQEWLQARQKPLPVYELVSETGDDHAKHFHVRCCVADPAVSTEGEGTSRRLAEQQAAAAAIEQLDSK, from the coding sequence GTGTTGACTAGAACGTTCCAACGGGGTGACCTGATCGGTCACCCATTCAAGGATCAGGGTTTGCTGAAGCAGGCCCTGACCCATCGCAGTGCCGGTGCGCCGCATAACGAGCGCCTGGAATTCCTTGGCGACAGCATCGTCAACATGTTGATCGCCGAAGCGCTGTTCACGCGCTGGCCGAAGGCTGACGAAGGCGCGCTCACCCGTGCCCGCGCCTCGCTGGTCTGTGAAAGCGCCCTGGCGGTGATCGCCCGCACCCTGGAACTGGGCGAGCGGCTGACGCTGGGCCCGGGCGAGATGAAGTCGGGCGGCCATCGCCGCGACTCCATCCTCGCCGACACGGTGGAAGCGGTGGTTGCCGCCATTTACCTGGACGCCGGTTTCGAAGCCTGCCGCGCGCGGATAATGCCGTGGTTCGAGGCCTCGCTGTCGGCGGTGCCGGTGGGCAAGCCCGAGAAAGACCCCAAGACACGCCTGCAGGAATGGCTGCAGGCCCGGCAGAAGCCTCTGCCGGTATACGAGCTGGTATCGGAGACCGGCGACGACCACGCCAAGCACTTCCATGTGCGCTGTTGCGTGGCTGACCCTGCCGTGAGTACCGAAGGCGAAGGCACTTCGCGACGGCTGGCCGAACAACAGGCGGCAGCCGCCGCAATAGAGCAATTGGATTCCAAGTGA
- the era gene encoding GTPase Era, with amino-acid sequence MNDTSSHRCGSVAVIGRPNVGKSTLTNALVGAKVSIVSNRPQTTRHRLLGIATYPEGQLVLVDTPGLHRQQKRAMNRVMNRAARASLEGVDAGLLVIEAGRWDEEDTLAFNVLRDAGIPVVLVVNKVDRMKDKGALLPFLQEITVGRDFAAVHPISALKRNGLESLVRDLIGLVPEAPPMYGEDEITDRSQRFLAGELVREQLMRQLGEELPYATTVEIERFAEDGALLRIGAVIWVEREGQKAIVIGKGGTRLKEIGAKARLQMERLFGAKVFLETWVRVREGWSDDEAALKAFGYGEQ; translated from the coding sequence GTGAACGACACCTCCTCTCATCGCTGTGGCAGCGTCGCCGTCATCGGCCGCCCCAACGTCGGTAAATCGACCCTGACCAATGCCCTGGTGGGCGCCAAGGTCAGCATCGTCTCCAACCGCCCGCAGACCACCCGCCACCGCCTTCTCGGCATCGCCACCTACCCGGAAGGGCAGCTGGTGCTGGTCGACACGCCCGGATTGCATCGCCAGCAGAAGCGCGCGATGAACCGGGTGATGAACCGTGCCGCCCGCGCCTCGCTGGAAGGCGTGGACGCAGGCCTGCTGGTCATCGAAGCCGGCCGCTGGGACGAAGAAGACACCCTGGCCTTCAACGTGCTGCGCGACGCCGGCATCCCGGTGGTGCTGGTGGTCAACAAGGTTGACCGGATGAAGGACAAGGGTGCACTGCTGCCGTTCCTGCAGGAGATCACCGTTGGACGCGACTTCGCCGCCGTGCACCCGATTTCGGCACTCAAGCGCAACGGCCTGGAGTCGCTGGTACGCGACCTGATTGGTCTGGTGCCGGAAGCCCCGCCGATGTATGGCGAAGACGAAATCACCGACCGCAGCCAGCGTTTCCTGGCTGGCGAGCTGGTCCGTGAGCAGCTGATGCGCCAGCTTGGCGAAGAACTGCCGTACGCCACCACGGTGGAGATCGAACGTTTCGCCGAAGACGGTGCGCTGCTGCGCATCGGCGCGGTGATCTGGGTCGAGCGCGAAGGCCAGAAGGCGATTGTGATTGGCAAGGGCGGCACCCGCCTGAAGGAAATCGGCGCCAAGGCCCGCCTGCAGATGGAACGTCTGTTCGGTGCGAAAGTGTTCCTGGAAACCTGGGTCCGCGTGCGTGAAGGCTGGTCGGACGACGAAGCCGCGCTCAAGGCCTTCGGCTACGGCGAGCAGTAA
- the recO gene encoding DNA repair protein RecO gives MRIEDQPAYVLHARPWRETSLLVEVLSLEHGRLGLLARGVQGPKKQALRAALQPLQAIRFDAQQTGELAQLRRAESQDVAPRLHGNAMLAGFYINELVMRLTPRQDPMPELYEAYGQLRAQLDQPATLAWSLRRFERDLLDALGVGFDWSSAADGEPIDPAARYRLDPLQGPLRLLSERNNERRTLATGAALLALATDQPPGNSDLASLRLQMRAVLLHHLGGRGLKSWEMLGELPRPQP, from the coding sequence ATGCGCATTGAAGACCAGCCCGCTTACGTGCTGCATGCCCGGCCCTGGCGCGAGACCAGTCTGCTGGTCGAGGTACTGAGCCTGGAGCATGGGCGACTGGGTCTGCTTGCGCGCGGCGTGCAGGGGCCGAAGAAGCAGGCGCTGCGTGCGGCCCTGCAGCCCCTGCAGGCAATCCGTTTCGATGCGCAGCAAACTGGCGAGTTGGCGCAGCTGCGCCGTGCCGAAAGCCAGGACGTCGCCCCGCGCCTGCACGGCAACGCGATGTTGGCCGGTTTCTATATCAATGAGCTGGTGATGCGCCTGACGCCACGTCAGGACCCGATGCCCGAGCTGTATGAAGCCTACGGCCAGCTGCGTGCGCAGCTGGACCAGCCGGCTACGCTGGCCTGGTCACTGCGGCGCTTCGAACGCGACCTGCTGGACGCGCTGGGCGTGGGCTTCGACTGGAGCAGCGCCGCCGATGGCGAGCCGATCGATCCGGCCGCCCGCTATCGGCTGGACCCGTTGCAAGGCCCGCTGCGCCTGCTCAGTGAGCGCAACAACGAACGCCGCACGCTGGCCACCGGCGCTGCCTTGCTGGCGTTGGCCACCGACCAGCCGCCCGGCAACAGCGACCTGGCCAGCCTGCGCCTGCAGATGCGCGCGGTATTGCTGCATCACCTCGGTGGGCGCGGCTTGAAATCCTGGGAAATGCTGGGCGAGCTGCCGCGTCCGCAACCGTAG
- a CDS encoding Hpt domain-containing response regulator, which translates to MNTHQQGNLPRLLLVEDDMTSQGFFQFVLESLPAKVDIADSCASALRLAQEGRYDLWLLDVNLPDGNGANLLRILREQHPHTVALAHTADTSQQMQRTLQQAGFQETLVKPISRDALLRSVRRSLAKSAVKADGEVAEAALDWDESAAMNALNGQQAHVRALRELFLSELPGTRDAVSHALEEHDDKTLHAQLHKLQASCGFVGASRLAYAVRQLNHDPASMQARQQFGSAVSALLR; encoded by the coding sequence ATGAATACGCATCAACAAGGAAACCTACCGCGCCTGTTGCTGGTCGAGGACGATATGACCAGCCAGGGCTTCTTCCAGTTTGTGCTGGAATCGCTGCCGGCAAAGGTTGATATCGCCGACTCCTGCGCCAGCGCGTTGCGCCTGGCACAGGAAGGACGCTACGACCTGTGGCTGCTCGACGTGAACCTGCCCGACGGCAACGGCGCCAACCTGTTGCGCATCCTACGTGAGCAGCACCCGCATACCGTCGCCCTCGCACATACCGCCGACACCAGCCAGCAGATGCAACGCACCCTGCAACAGGCCGGTTTCCAGGAAACGCTGGTCAAGCCGATCAGTCGCGATGCCCTGCTCAGAAGCGTGCGCCGCAGCCTGGCCAAGTCCGCGGTGAAGGCCGACGGCGAGGTGGCCGAAGCCGCGCTTGATTGGGATGAATCGGCCGCGATGAACGCGCTCAATGGGCAGCAGGCACATGTGCGTGCATTGCGCGAACTGTTTCTGTCCGAGTTGCCGGGCACCCGCGATGCGGTCAGCCATGCACTGGAAGAGCACGACGACAAGACCCTGCACGCGCAGCTGCACAAGCTGCAGGCCAGTTGTGGCTTTGTGGGTGCGTCGCGGCTTGCCTATGCGGTGCGCCAGTTGAACCACGATCCGGCGTCGATGCAGGCCCGGCAACAATTCGGCAGCGCCGTCAGCGCACTGCTGCGCTGA
- the rlmD gene encoding 23S rRNA (uracil(1939)-C(5))-methyltransferase RlmD, with protein sequence MARSRSPRIDKTPFQTDILDLSHDGRGVARRDGEGGKVTFISGALPGETVMAEQTGKSRHFDEAKTVEVLKASPNRVQPRCPHFGVCSGCVLQHLEESQQIVAKQHVLTENLTRIGHVSPGSVLPPLVGDSWGYRRKGRFSVRRVEKKDKTLVGFRELDPRFVADLSQCLTVIPEIGGKVAALSEFIESLDGKRDIPQIEFIAGDAAIALTVRHLQPLSDADRQAWIAFGQTHGFAIYLQSGGLHTVAPLWPAEGVALSFALPQWDVELAFQPLDFIQVNAKLNQQMIAHALTLLDAQPDERVLDLFCGLGNFTLPLARTVRQVVGVEGEAGLVARAKENAQRNGLDNAEFHAADLTLDQSSAPWMQQGFDKLLLDPPRSGAIDVLKQLPLDQFKRIVYVSCHPGSLARDAGYLVNERGFTLVSAGAMDMFPHTAHVESIAVFEKH encoded by the coding sequence GTGGCCCGATCCAGATCCCCCCGCATAGACAAAACCCCGTTCCAGACCGACATCCTCGACCTCAGCCACGATGGCCGTGGCGTTGCGCGCCGCGATGGCGAGGGTGGCAAGGTCACCTTCATCAGCGGTGCGCTGCCGGGTGAAACGGTGATGGCCGAACAGACCGGCAAAAGCCGGCATTTCGATGAAGCCAAGACGGTGGAAGTGCTCAAGGCCTCGCCGAACCGCGTGCAGCCGCGCTGCCCGCATTTCGGCGTGTGTTCCGGCTGCGTGCTGCAGCATCTGGAGGAGTCGCAGCAGATCGTGGCCAAGCAGCATGTGCTGACCGAGAACCTGACCCGCATCGGTCATGTCAGCCCGGGCAGCGTGTTGCCGCCGCTGGTGGGTGACAGTTGGGGCTATCGCCGCAAGGGCCGGTTCTCGGTGCGCCGGGTCGAGAAGAAGGACAAGACGCTGGTCGGCTTCCGCGAACTGGACCCGCGTTTCGTTGCGGATCTGTCGCAGTGCCTGACGGTGATCCCGGAGATCGGCGGCAAGGTTGCGGCGCTGTCCGAATTCATTGAATCGCTGGACGGCAAGCGCGACATCCCGCAGATCGAGTTCATCGCCGGCGATGCCGCCATCGCGCTGACCGTGCGCCACCTGCAGCCGCTCAGCGATGCCGATCGCCAGGCCTGGATTGCCTTCGGCCAGACCCATGGCTTTGCGATCTACCTGCAATCCGGTGGCCTGCATACGGTTGCCCCGTTGTGGCCGGCCGAGGGCGTTGCGTTGTCGTTCGCGTTGCCGCAGTGGGATGTTGAACTGGCCTTCCAGCCGCTGGACTTCATCCAGGTCAACGCCAAGCTCAACCAGCAGATGATCGCGCATGCGCTGACCCTGCTGGATGCACAGCCGGACGAGCGCGTGCTTGACCTGTTCTGCGGGTTGGGCAACTTCACCTTGCCGCTGGCGCGCACCGTGCGCCAAGTGGTGGGCGTGGAAGGCGAGGCCGGTCTGGTCGCACGCGCCAAGGAAAACGCGCAGCGCAACGGCCTGGACAACGCCGAATTCCATGCCGCCGATTTGACCCTGGATCAGAGCAGCGCGCCGTGGATGCAGCAGGGCTTCGACAAGCTGCTGCTGGACCCGCCGCGTTCGGGCGCGATCGACGTGCTCAAGCAGTTGCCGCTGGATCAGTTCAAACGCATTGTCTATGTCAGCTGCCACCCGGGTTCGCTGGCACGCGATGCCGGTTACCTGGTCAACGAGCGGGGTTTCACCCTGGTGTCGGCCGGTGCGATGGACATGTTCCCGCATACCGCGCACGTGGAAAGCATTGCCGTGTTCGAGAAGCACTGA
- a CDS encoding CYTH domain-containing protein — protein sequence MGIEIERKFLVTDDSWRAAAHAVIPMAQGYINDMAAMDSGAQKASVRVRIQGDEAYLNIKSRELGHTRQEFDYPVPVNEARELLALCVGGLIDKRRHLVQHDGLLWEVDEFLGDNAGLVVAEVELESADQVFAKPDWAGAEVTDELRYYNLALASKPYSQW from the coding sequence ATGGGTATCGAGATCGAACGCAAGTTCCTTGTCACCGATGACAGCTGGCGCGCCGCTGCGCATGCGGTGATTCCGATGGCGCAGGGCTATATCAACGATATGGCGGCGATGGACAGTGGTGCGCAGAAGGCCTCGGTGCGGGTGCGCATCCAGGGCGACGAGGCGTACTTGAACATCAAGTCGCGCGAACTCGGCCATACCCGCCAGGAGTTCGATTACCCGGTGCCGGTAAACGAGGCGCGCGAGCTGCTGGCCTTGTGCGTAGGCGGCCTGATCGACAAGCGCCGGCACCTGGTCCAGCACGATGGCCTGCTGTGGGAAGTGGACGAATTTCTTGGCGACAACGCCGGGCTGGTGGTAGCCGAGGTGGAACTGGAAAGCGCCGATCAGGTGTTCGCCAAACCTGACTGGGCCGGCGCCGAAGTGACCGACGAATTGCGGTATTACAATCTGGCCCTGGCGTCGAAACCCTATAGCCAGTGGTAA